The window ATTGGCGCGCTACGACTTTCTCTTCCTCGCGGCGCTCTTCCTGCAGGTGTCGCTGCTCGGCTTCGGGCTGGAGACGATCGAGGAGGCCAAGGTCATCGCCGCCTACCACGTCGTCGGAACGGTGATGGAGATCTTCAAGACCTCGGCCGGCTCCTGGATCTATCCGGAGGAGAGCTTCTTCCGCATTGCCGGCGTGCCGCTGTTCTCCGGCTTCATGTACTCGTGTATCGGCAGCTATCTGTGCCGCGCGTGGACCCTCTTCCACTTCGAGTTCAGGGCGCATCCGCCGATCGCCTGGCTCGCCGCCCTGAGCGTCGCGATCTACGCCAATTTCTTTGCGCACCACTACCTGCCCGATGCGCGCTCGGTCCTATTCATTGCGGCTGGCGTCCTGTTCGCGCGCACGCGCGTCTACTTCGTCAACTGGCAAACCTACCGGTGGATGCCGCTGTTGCTGGGACTGTTGCTCGTGACGGCATTCATCTGGATCGCCGAGAACGTCGGGACGTTCACGCGGACGTGGCTCTATCCGAACCAGCGAAGTGTCTGGTCGCTGGTGAGCGCCGGCAAGTTCGGCTCTTGGTTCCTGCTGCTGATCATCAGCTACACCCTCGTCGCGCTGATCAAGCGGCCGGTCGAGCGCGCCACTCCTGCGCAATCGCCGGATGCCGATGCGGACCCGCTGGAAGCGCCACGCGTCGTCAATGCCTGACCGACATCGCGCCCGGCAGCGTCAGCGCCGCCTAGTGCAGGGCCGCCCTACTTGGGAATTACCTAATTTGAGCGAATGTGCGTTTTCGGACTTTCAGCGGAACCTATTGCCCAGGTGGGGCTTAGGCCTAACGAAAGGCGCCCCCTCCGATGCCAACTGAGCTTTCAAAATGGATTACGGATATCGGGGCCGAGATGAGGCTTCGCGCCAATATTGCGGCCCTCGATGCGCGCACCCAACGCATCAATGAGCTCTTGAAGCTCATCGCGGAACGCGAAGTTGCTACAGTCCGAGCAAACGGCCTCAGTCCACGCTGACGTACCCACCCACCACATATGCTCAAGCGGGCCCGCATTTGGGTCAGTCGTTGCAGCGCTTGTGGTACTGTCGCTTGGAACTGCGGGGTCCAAATGACCCGCTCCTGCGGTAGCGCGACCGCGTCGCGCACCCGAAGGTACCCACAATGCCCTGTCTATCTGGGCTCACGACCATCATCGTCGACTTTGGGGAAGCCGTTGGGGTGAAAGCCGGTGGCTCCCGACGCGTGGAGGCCTAATCCAATGTCAACCGACCGCTTAGACGCGCAGACGATCCTCGTCGTCGAGGACGAACCTTTCATTCTGCTCGAAATCCAGCGGATACTTGAGGAAGTAGGCGCGCGTGTGCTGGCGGCGCGGTCGGTCCAGGAGGCGCTGGCTCTGCTGGCCGCGGAGCCGATCACTGCTTCGATCCTCGATTACCGGCTGCAGGGCGGGACGGCCGATGACTTGTGTCACCAATTGACGGCGCGGAAAATTCCGTTCGTCATTTACAGTGGCTATACCAACGTCGAGGGCGAGTGCAACAAATGGGAGATCGTGTCCAAGCCGGCCGATCCCCAGCTGCTGGTGACGCGCGTGCTGAGCGTGCTCGTGGCCAGCGCGCTCCCCGGGCCTCAATGCCCGTAGCTGGGTCAGCTTTGCTCTCTTCAACCCCAGGCAACGCGCCGGCGGGGCCGTAACGTCTTGGCCCGACGTTCGTTTTCGGTCACGCGTTGCATCGACCGCACCGCCCGCTGCGAAAGCGCACCGCCAATCCCATCCTCCGTGTTCGGGCCATTGTGGCAATTCCCGCGGGAAGGCATACTCCCCGCGCATAGAAGAACGAGGAATCGCCTCATGCGCCGCGCCGTCCCGATGCTCGCCGTTGCCGTCGCCGTGAGCCTATCCAGCCTCGCGGCTGCGCCGCAGGCCAAAGCCGGCAAGGCGTGGGACGAGATCCGCGCCGGAGTATTCGCCGGTCGCACCATCGAGCCCGCCGGTGACGCGGTCGTCCTCACCGCTCCCTTCCGCCCGCTCGACCAGCGCGCCGTGCCCATCGAGGTCGAGGCCAAGTTCGCCGACGGCCGCAGCGTCCGCGCCGTCACCCTGATCGTCGACGAGAACCCCTCGCCCGTCGCCGCGCGCTTCGACATCGGCGGCACGCGCGAGCACTTCCACCTGGCCACCAAGCTGCGCCTCAACGCCGGAACGGACGTGCGCGCCATCGTCGAGGCGTCCGACGGCAAGCTCTACATGGCCGAGCGCTTCGTGCGCTTCGCCGGCGGCCAGGCGGCCTGCTCGGCACCGCCCTCGGGCAGCCCGGAGCAGATCGCCGCCAGCATGGGCAAGATGAGCCTCGAGCCGCTGTCGAAGCAGGCGGAGGCGACGCAAATCGAGCCGCGCGCCCGCCTCAAGGTCATGCACCCCAACCACACCGGCATGGTGCTCGACCAGCTGACGCTGCTCTACGTGCCGCTGCGCATCATCACCGACCTGGAGGTACGCCAGGGCGAGGAGCGCGTGTTCGCCATGCAGGGCTCGATGACCATGGCGCAGGACCCGGTGATCGACTTCGACTACCGCACCAACGGCGCGGAGACGCTGTCGATCAGCGCGCGCGATTCCGGCGGCGGCGCCTGGCAGCGCACCTTCCCCATCGGCCAAGGCAGCTAGCCTCTGAATCGCTCCCTATTTCGCGAATAGCTCATCCTCAGACTTCGGTTTCCGGACGACCGTGAGCTTCTTTAGCTCCGCGCCGATCTTCAAGTGAGCGTTATAGAGGTCGACGTCACGCTGTAGATTTAGCCAGAACTCCGGCGTCGTGCTTGTAGCGTGTGCCAAGCGTAGGGCCATTTCTGCCGTCACCGCCCTTCGCCCGTTCATGACTTGGTTGATGGAAAATCGCGAGACGCCAATCGCTTCAGCCAACTCCTCCTGCGTAATGTTGGTGTCGCGAAGAATTCTCGTGCGCAACACGTGTCCAGGTGAAATTGGCGGCGCTAGCCTGCCGCGATTTGACATGCCTTAGCTCCCGATTTTCAAACGCTCCAGTAGCAGTGAATGCGCTCCTGAGAGGTCGTCCCAGACGAACGTCACGAACCAGCGCCCCTCGGCGTGCAGTCCAAAACGTGCAACCTTCAGCCGGTGAATCCGCCCGATAACACCCACGTCTTGCAGGCTGCGCGCCGCAATTAGCAAATGCATGACCTCGTGAGCCGCCACGCACACCTTGCCGGTCAGCTTTTGATGGAAGCGCGTGAGGTAAACCTGTTCTGTCCGTAAATCGAGAAACTGAGCCATTGCCATCTCCAATTGTAGGTCCAAATCTGCGCTGCAAACTGCATGCAGGTTCAGACGGAGGTGGCGTTCCGCTCAGGATGGCGAATGTCCGAATTTGGACGCTCGTCGAAGGCGCGCAGGTATGCCCCTTAGCTCGTCGGGGGCGCAGCGATACGGTGGATAACCCAAGGACCCCTTCGCGCAATTTATCGCGAAGCAAACCGCAGAACTTTGAGGCGGATAAGACCGACCCAACGCTGGAGAACTCTTCGATCGTCCTCTGCCAAATGCGTCGGAGGGCACGTTGAGAGACGTCGTAAACCGCGTCATCATCCCAGGAAATGGCGTTCGCCGCTCGGATGCCTTGCCAAACGTCAGATTCTAGAACCTCCCATCGAGCATCGACGCACTCGAGGAAGCGCCAAAAATGGCGCTGGGAGTCCAGCCTCTTGGCTTTGACGTACTTTTCGAGCTGAACGGCGACTAGTTGGCTTGCAAATTCTGGAACAACTTGGCGGCCATCGGCTCGCCACGCGTATACGTAGTCGCCTTCTGTCGGTGGCCTGTCACTTTCGCAGTTGGGGCCACCCCTGTCATCACAGACCAGCGAAGTATCGCAGTCTTGGAACAACGACGCGGCAAATTCGGTCAGCTCCGAGCGCGCGCATGAGGTAAGCGAGCTCGACGACGTCAGCGCTTCCAGCGAGGCGAGCACGCTGCGCGACGTCAGCCCTCCCAGCGCCGTGATCGAGTCCAACGACGTCAGCGCTTCCAGCGAGGTGAGGTAGCTGGGGGTCGTCGGCACTTCCGGCGTGGAGAGCAAGCCCGACGACGTCAGCGCTTCAAGCGAGGTGAGCACGCTGCGCGACGTCAGCCCTCCCAGCGCCGTGATCGAGTTCAACGACGTCAGCGCTTCCAGCGAGGTGAGGTAGCTCGGCGATGTCGCCTCGATCAACGACGAAAGAGTAGAGAGTTCTTCGGCGCTTTCGCAACGTACTGCAGAGGTCTTCCCATCCGAGAATGCTTGGGATTCATCGAGCGCCTGAAGCTTGTTTTGCCCACTTGCCATGTGGCTCGGTGTAAACAACGGCATAACACACGTCAAGCACTCGATTTGTGGTGCATCTACATGCCCGGAATTGTACTGGAGGCGGATTACTCTATCTCCGTGATCTCGGCGTCGGTGCCGGCGACCTTGACAGTGTCGCCCACCGCCTTGCCGACGAGCGACCGGGCCAGGGGCGATACGAAGGAGACCGAGCCCTTCGCCGGGTCGGCCTCGTCCTCGCCGACGATGCGATACGTCTGCCGCCGGCCGTCCTCGCGCTCGATGGTCACCGTGGAGCCGAAGTGCACGTGGTCGCCGTCCGCCGGCACGCGCACCAACTCCGCCGTGCCGAGCCGCGTGCTCCAGTAGCGCAGCTCGCGCGCCGTCGCCGCCATCGCCTCGCGATCGCCCTCGGCCTGCGCTGCCGCATGTGCCGCGTCATAGCGCGCCACCTCGGCCTCGATGTGCTTGAGGCCAGCGGGCGTCACGAGGTTTGCGTGCTCGGAGATCAGGCGCTCCGGCAGCTCCTCGACACTCTCCTGCTCCTTCACGAAGGCGCGGCTCATGGGCGGACCTTTTGGGTGAGATCAGCGGCAGATATGCCGCCGCACTCCTCAATATAGGGTTGCGGACAGGCGCCCGGTATAGGCGCGACGCGCATTGTTGAACCGCCGCGGCGCGCTTACATTCGCCCGGTGCAGCAGAGACCCACCATTATCGCCAGCCTGACCAGTTTCGAAAAGCGCCATCACAAGGTGGCGCCGCGCCTGGTGTTCGCCGAGCGGCTGGCCCGGGCCATCGGCCTGTGGCTGGCGCTGACCGCGTTCGGCTTGGCCATCGGCATCGCCGGCTACGCCCACTTCGAGGGCATGAACCTCACCGATGCCTTCCTCAACGCCTCGATGATCCTGTCCGGCATGGGACCGGCGGCCGAGCTGAAGACGGAAGCCGGCAAGGTGTTCGCCGGCTGCTACGCGATCTTCTCCGGGCTCATCATCGTCATCGCCACCGGCTTCGTGCTGGCGCCGATTTTCCATCGCGTGCTGCACAAGTTTCACGTCGAAGCGCGCGACGGCGACGACTAGTGTGATGATCGGGAAATTCGCCATCATGCGTCGCGAAGGGCCGAGCGAATTTCTCGATCTGAATCACACTAGCCAATCGATGATCTCAGTGCCCCTCCTAATTCCGAAGTTCGCTCCAGGTCCCGGCAGCAAACTCCGGCGAACTTCGGAATTGGGGCACTGATGCCCGCGCTCCCCGATCTGCCGGCGGCGGAAGCCGCCATCATCGAAATGACCAACGCCTTCCGGGCGCAGAACAAGCTCGCGCCGGTGCGGCAGAACCCGCAGCTCACCGCCGCGGCGCGCGCCTACGCCACGACGCTCACCGGCTATCGGGCGCTGTCGCACACTGCCGATGGGACCACGCCGTCCGATCGCGTCGCGTCCGCCGGCTATCGCTACTGCCAGGTGGGCGAGAACCTCGCGACGATCCTCGACACGCGCGGCTTCACCGCCGGCGAGTACGCCAAGCGCGCGGTGCAAGGGTGGGAGGACTCGCCCGGCCACCGCAAGAACATGCTGCTGCCGTTCGTCACCGAGACGGGCGTCGGTGTGGTGCGCAGCTCGCCCACAGAGCCGCAGTACATCGCCGTGCAGCTGTTCGCCCGTCCCGAGGCGACGAAGTACTCGTTCAAGATCATGAACCGGGCGGAGCGCGCGGTCTCCTACACCTTCAGCGGCAAGGACAACGCCATCGCCCCGCGCGAGATCATCACCCACACGGCGTGTCTGCCGGGAACGATAGCGTTCGCGACCGGGGCGAAGCCGGCGGTCGCCGCCCGCTATGAGGCGGCCGACGGACAGCTCTATACCCTCAAATCCTCCGCCTCCGGCATTGCCGTCGAGGTCGGCGGCAAGCGCTGAAAGCTACTCGGCAAGCCCCGGCGGAGCACGGATTATTCACCGCGCACTCGGCTTGCCCTGGCGCCGCTCTCTGTTTCCGGGGAGACTGACGGCGTTGCTCCCTGTGCCTCTGGTGGCGCACGCATGCCGATCACCGCCGACATCCCCGCCGCCGAAGTGGCCATCGTCGAAATGACGAATGCCTTCCGCAAGAAGCATAACTTAGCGACGGTGCGTCCCAACCCGAAGCTCGCCGAGGCGGCGCGCGCCTATGCCGAAACTCTCGCCGAAGGGCGGGAGCTGTCGCACACGTTGGGCGAGACGACGCCGGCCACGCGGGCGCAGAGGTCGGGCTACGCCTACTGCCAGATCGCCGAGAACCTGGCGATGGCCGACTACCGCGGCGGGTTTTCCTCGCAGGATTTCGCCCGGCGCACGATGCAAGGATGGGAGGGATCGCCCGGCCACTTGCGCAACCTGATGCTGCCGCACCTGGCCGACATCGGCGTCGCCGTGGTGCGCGCCTCGCCCGACGATCAGCGCTACATCGCCGTGCAGCTGTTCGGGCGCCCGCGCACGCAGCGCTACGCCTTCAAGGTGGAGAACGTCGGCAGCAAGTCGGTCGCCTACGAATTCGCCGGCAAGCGCTACGACCTGGCGCGCGAACAGTACATGACCCACACGCCGTGCATGCCGGGCACGATCGACATCGTCGGCGGCGGCAAAGGCAAAGCCGCCGGACGCTACGAGGCACGCGACGGGCAGGTCTATTCCGTCAAGGCGGGACCCGATGGCGTGACCGTGGAGGTGGCGCCCGACCCACGCCGCGCCGAGGCGGCGCCTGCCGACTAGGCAGCTGCAGCCGCGCGCCGCACGATCAGATCCTTCATCCGCACGCGCGCCGCGGGCATGGCGTCGCCGCGCGGGATCAGCACCCGCGTCTCGAGGAAATGGCCGGTGAGCGCCAGTCCGTCGATGACGTCGGCGCTGGTCGCCGCTCCTTGTCGACCTTTCAACAGGAAGCCCGGCAGGCGCAGCAGCCGGTCCTTGTACTCGTCGCCCGCCGAGGCCGACACGGCCCGCCCCGACTTCGGCGATACGTAGATCAGATTGTCGTTGGCCCCGGTCGCCGCACACGCCACGAGATCGAGCCCGAAGCCCAGCTCTTCGAGCAGGGCAAGCTCCCAGCGGACCATCAGTGCCGGCCACACCTCGGGCTCGTCGAGATAGCCGAGCACGAACAGCGCCACCTCGAACAGCGCCGCGTGCGGGTCGCGCTCCGGCAGCAGCCGCGACAGCGCGCACAGCGACGACAGTCCGGCGAGCGCGAGCGGGTCCTCCATCGCCTGCGCCGCATAACCCTTGCGCAGCTCGACCGTCACATGCCCCAGCTGCTCGGCGAGCCGCGCCTTCCAGGTCGCGTCGACATGGTTGCCCGTCTGCAGGACCGGGCGCATGCGGCGCGAGCGGCCACCGTGCACGAGGCCCAGGTGGCGTCCGTGGGCGCGCGTGAATATTTCCGCGACCGCGGCGGTCTCGCCGTAGGCCTTCACCGATAGGATGATGCCCTCATCGGACCACTGCATCGCGTCTCGCTATCGCCCCTCGCCGGCTCGCGGCGCGTCCCAGCGCCAGCGGCCATACCGCCAGGGCGCCAGAGGATGCCGCTCGCCCCGGATATCGGGCACGGGGTCATGCCCCCGCGTACCGTACGGGTGGCAGCGCGACAAGCGGGAGATGGTGAGCCACAGCCCGCGCCAGGCACCGTTCTGGTCGATCGCCGCCAGCGCGTACTCCGAGCAGGTCGGCAGGTGCCGGCAATTCCAGCCGACGTAGGGTTTGAGCGTCCAGCGGTAGAGGTGGATTGGTGCCTTCAGCAGCCTGCCCGCAACGCTCATTCGTAAGGCTCGCCCGACGTGCGCACGAAGCCAGCCCGGCCATCGCGCCTTTGAAAGCGCAGGTCGACGTCGGGGTAGACGACGTCCTCCACCGGCGAGCGCGTTCCGATCTCGAGATAGGTCGCCGGCTCGCTCGAGCGGTTGACGAGATGGTGTGCGTTGGGCTCGCCGGCCGGGAACGTCGCCGCCATCCCCCGCCCCAGCACGTCCTCGCCGGCATCGGTGATCAACGTGACCTCGCCGTCAAGCACGAAGACGCACTCGTCCTCGTACCTGTGCCAGTGGCGCAGCGCCGACATGGCCCCCGGCTCCAGCGTCGTGAGGTTCACACCGAATTGGGTGAGGCCGCCGGCATCCCCCAAGGCGCGTTTGATGCGCTTGTCGAAGCCTGCCGCGAACTCAGCCGGATAGATGGTCTTGCGCCGCCCCGGGAGGTTCAAGGGATCGCGGATAATCGCCATGACTGCCCCACAGTCTCAGGCGCTGGCAGCGTCGGCGCGCGCCCCGGCCCGTTTCGCCTCGATCTCGTCGACAGCGCGCTCCAGCGCGTCGAACACCAGCATCACCGATCCATGCCGCGCCTTGTAGTGGCGCACCGGCTCGAGGATCTCAAGCTCAGCAAAGCGGCCTTGCGGGGGCGCCCCGTTCTCCTTCAGCATGCGGCGCATGGCGACTGCGGCGTCCCGCAGCTCGGCCACGGTTGCACCCACTATGTTGGCCCCGACGATCGCGCATGCCGCCTGGCCCAGCAGGCACGCCTTCACCGTCTGCCCGTAGTCGCTCACCCGGCCGTCGCGCATGCACACGTCGATGGTCACCGTCGACCCGCACAGCTTCGAATGGGCGGTAATGGTCGCGTCTGGGGCCGGCAGCCGCTCGGAATGCGGAATATGTGCCGCCAGCTCCAGGAGCTTCGAGTTGTAGATCTCGTTGAGATCGGCCATTTGTCGCCTGTGTGCGGTGGCTGGGTTGACGCCCTCGGCCTTCCCAAGCAAGGCGCGGGTGCCGATAATATAGGCGACCCGGGCGCCTCGCACATCCCGCCCGGTCTGCCGCACAGCCGCAACCGGCGACAATCGTAAGCAGGAGAGCCCTCGTGACCGACATTCCGGGCCTCAAACTCAAAAAGGCACCACGCCTCGCGCCGACGCGCGAAGAGGCCGAGGACGCCGTGCGCACCCTGCTCGCCTGGGCCGGCGACGACCCGGAACGCTCCGGGCTCGCCAATACGCCCAAGCGGGTGGTCGAGGCGTTCGAGGAACGGTTCGGCGGCTACCGGGAGGACGCGGCGTCCGAGCTCGCCCGCACCTTCGAGGATGTCTCGGGCTATTCCGACATGATCCTCCTACGCGACGTGCGGCTCGAGAGCCACTGCGAGCACCACATCGCGCCCTTCACCGGGCTCGCCCACGTCGCCTATCTGCCCAACAAGCGGGTGGTCGGGTTGTCGAAGCTCGCCCGCGTGGTCGACATTTTTGCCCGCCGGTTGCAGGTGCAGGAATCGCTCACGGCTCAGATCGGCGAGACCATCCAGCAGAGCCTGGCGCCGTTGGGCGTCGCGGTGATGATCCGCGCCGTCCACCAGTGCATGACCCTGCGGGCCGTCAATCAGCCCGGCGCGATCATGGAGACGACCCACTTCACCGGCGTGTTCGCCGACGACGAGAGCTGGCGCCGACGCTTCCTCGACGCCGTACGCGAGCGCCCCGGCGCCTAGCGCGCTTCACTCAGCAGGTTCTGTATGGCTCCGACGAAGACCTACGCCTTTCGCTCGCCCGGCTCCAAGGCCGAGGTCGAGAGCGGTCTCGACTTCCGACCCAAATTCGACGCCGACGGACTCATCCCGGCGATCGTCACCGACGCGCGCTCGGGCGAAGTGTTGATGTTTGCTTTCATGAACGCCGAGGCGCTGGGCCTCAGCATGGAGACCGGCATCGTCCATTTCTGGAGCCGCTCCCGCGCCGCGCTCTGGAAGAAGGGCGGCGAAAGCGGCAACGTATTTAAGATTGTCGAAATGCGCACCGACTGCGACCAGGACGTCATCTGGTTGCGTGTCACAGTCGAGGGCGACGGGCATGCGTGTCACACGGGGCGGCGCAGTTGCTTTTACCGGCTCGTTCCCGTCCAGGGCGCGGCTGGCGAGACGTCACAATTGACGCTCGCGCCCGATACTGACGACGCCTGAAACGAGTCCTAATCGCATTGCGAACGTTTCGTCGCTGCAGTGCGTTTGTGCATGCCGCAGTGCGAGACCAGTTGCGTCATAGCGCAAGGTTAATCTTGGCCACCTATATTGGTAGCGTATGCTTCGACTTGCGGTGGTGTGCTGAGTCGCCGCGCATGGCACCAAATGCACATCCAGGCGTTAAGCAAGCAAACGGGGTCGGACGGAACACCAGCACAGGTGAGGACATGGCCAAGGCGAAGATCGGTTTGGCGTTGGGTGGCGGCGCGGCGCGCGGCTGGGCCCATATCGGTGTCCTGAAGGCGCTCGACGAGGCGGGTATCAAGCCGGACATCATCGCCGGAACGTCGATCGGTGCTGTCGTCGGCGCCTGCCACGCAGCCGGTCACCTCGATGCTCTGGAAGAATTCGCCCGTGAGCTGACGCGCCGCCGCATCTTCGGCTATCTCGATTTCAATTTCGCCGGCACGGCCCTTATCAACGGCCAGCGCCTGTGCGAACGCCTCGAGCGTCAACTGGGCGAGTTGCACATCGAGGAACTCGATCGCCACTTCACCGCCGTCGCCACCGAGCTCGGCTCAGGGCACGAGATCTGGTTGTCACGCGGGCGTCTCGCCGATGCCGTGCGGGCCTCCTACGCGCTTCCCGGCATTTTCCGCCCCGTCAAGATCAACGGCCGCTGGCTGTTCGACGGCGCGCTCGTCAATCCCATCCCGGTATCCGTCTGCCGTGCGCACGGCGCGCGCTACGTGATCGCCGTCAACTTGAACTTCGACATCTGCGGTCGCGGCACGATTGTCCCGCATCTCGAGCCCGATATGGAGGCCGAGGAGCAGCCGGAGCCCGCCGGCAAGAACGGCAGCGGCATGCGCAGTCTTCTGAAGCGACAGCTCCTGGGCAAGAGCGAAGCGACACCCGGCATATCCACCGTGATGGTGGAGGCCTTCAACATCGTGCAGGATCGCATCGCGCGCTCGCGCCTCGCCGGCGACCCGCCCGATGCGATGATCAATCTGCGTCTGTCGGATATAGGGCTGTTCGACTTCCACCGCGCCGACGAGCTGATCCGTCGTGGCGAGGAGGCGACCAAGCGGCACCTCGCGGAAATGCAGCGCGAGATCGATGCGCGCCGGATTGCACCGGGCGCGCATACGGGTGTGCCGACGCTGGCCTGAGGTCTAACGAGACTTAGTGACTAGGGGCTGTCAGCCAGTGACGAAGTAGCCGCGCATGGCGGTCACTTCCATCTCCACTTCGGCGATGTGGTTCTTCACGACGTCGCCGATGGAGATGATCCCGACCAGCGCTCCATCCTCGATGACCGGAACGTGACGGAAGCGGCCCTGGGTCATCACTTCCATGAGCTCGTCCAGCGTCGAGGTCTCCTGGCAGGAGATGACGTTGGCGGTCATGCTCTGGGAAACGGGCTCGGACAGCACCGCGGGGCCACGCTCGCCGAGCTTGCGGATCACGTCGCGCTCCGAGACGATACCCACCACCTCGCCGTTGTCGCCGACAATGACGATGGCGCCGATCTTTTTCTGCGCGAGCTTGCTGGCGATCTCCAGGAGCGTCACGTCCGGGCGCGCCGTCGCTACCGCCCGCCCCTTCGCCTTCAAGATCTGCCCAATATTCATTTTGCATCTCCTCCCACTGCGCTCTGACAGCCGAAGTCCGGAAACGTCAAACCCCTGCGTACAGATCCCGAGGTTGCCGTCCCGGCAGTCGACGCAAAGTCATCTGCCTTTGGCCGCGGTGAGGCGGCGAGAGTCATCGTGCTGCAATCACGCCGTTGACGCAAGACGCTCAATGCAATCGGGCAGTTCCGGATGGATTGTCTGTTTGCGGTGCATCAAAAAATCCGAACGTCAAAAGACCGGCGAAATAGCCACCGATGTGCGCCTCCCAGGCAATGCCACTCGTTCCCACGCTTCCCAGGCCGAAAACCGCTAAGATATTGGCGAAGAGAAACACGATCGTGACGAGCACGACCCGCTGATCGGTGAGCGCCGTGGTGAGTGGCATCAGCGGCGCCGAGCGCGGATCTTCCCGCAGTGCGGC of the Hyphomicrobium album genome contains:
- a CDS encoding iron-sulfur cluster assembly scaffold protein — translated: MADLNEIYNSKLLELAAHIPHSERLPAPDATITAHSKLCGSTVTIDVCMRDGRVSDYGQTVKACLLGQAACAIVGANIVGATVAELRDAAVAMRRMLKENGAPPQGRFAELEILEPVRHYKARHGSVMLVFDALERAVDEIEAKRAGARADAASA
- a CDS encoding HigA family addiction module antitoxin, whose protein sequence is MSNRGRLAPPISPGHVLRTRILRDTNITQEELAEAIGVSRFSINQVMNGRRAVTAEMALRLAHATSTTPEFWLNLQRDVDLYNAHLKIGAELKKLTVVRKPKSEDELFAK
- a CDS encoding cupin domain-containing protein, translated to MAIIRDPLNLPGRRKTIYPAEFAAGFDKRIKRALGDAGGLTQFGVNLTTLEPGAMSALRHWHRYEDECVFVLDGEVTLITDAGEDVLGRGMAATFPAGEPNAHHLVNRSSEPATYLEIGTRSPVEDVVYPDVDLRFQRRDGRAGFVRTSGEPYE
- a CDS encoding quinoprotein dehydrogenase-associated SoxYZ-like carrier codes for the protein MRRAVPMLAVAVAVSLSSLAAAPQAKAGKAWDEIRAGVFAGRTIEPAGDAVVLTAPFRPLDQRAVPIEVEAKFADGRSVRAVTLIVDENPSPVAARFDIGGTREHFHLATKLRLNAGTDVRAIVEASDGKLYMAERFVRFAGGQAACSAPPSGSPEQIAASMGKMSLEPLSKQAEATQIEPRARLKVMHPNHTGMVLDQLTLLYVPLRIITDLEVRQGEERVFAMQGSMTMAQDPVIDFDYRTNGAETLSISARDSGGGAWQRTFPIGQGS
- a CDS encoding response regulator yields the protein MSTDRLDAQTILVVEDEPFILLEIQRILEEVGARVLAARSVQEALALLAAEPITASILDYRLQGGTADDLCHQLTARKIPFVIYSGYTNVEGECNKWEIVSKPADPQLLVTRVLSVLVASALPGPQCP
- the recO gene encoding DNA repair protein RecO → MQWSDEGIILSVKAYGETAAVAEIFTRAHGRHLGLVHGGRSRRMRPVLQTGNHVDATWKARLAEQLGHVTVELRKGYAAQAMEDPLALAGLSSLCALSRLLPERDPHAALFEVALFVLGYLDEPEVWPALMVRWELALLEELGFGLDLVACAATGANDNLIYVSPKSGRAVSASAGDEYKDRLLRLPGFLLKGRQGAATSADVIDGLALTGHFLETRVLIPRGDAMPAARVRMKDLIVRRAAAAA
- a CDS encoding patatin-like phospholipase family protein codes for the protein MAKAKIGLALGGGAARGWAHIGVLKALDEAGIKPDIIAGTSIGAVVGACHAAGHLDALEEFARELTRRRIFGYLDFNFAGTALINGQRLCERLERQLGELHIEELDRHFTAVATELGSGHEIWLSRGRLADAVRASYALPGIFRPVKINGRWLFDGALVNPIPVSVCRAHGARYVIAVNLNFDICGRGTIVPHLEPDMEAEEQPEPAGKNGSGMRSLLKRQLLGKSEATPGISTVMVEAFNIVQDRIARSRLAGDPPDAMINLRLSDIGLFDFHRADELIRRGEEATKRHLAEMQREIDARRIAPGAHTGVPTLA
- a CDS encoding DUF817 domain-containing protein, translated to MPDTTIERSGASAWPVLRQFVAAESHVAAHMSRRPATAAIYEFLRFGMKQAWACLFGALMLSLLLGTYFFYPHDAALARYDFLFLAALFLQVSLLGFGLETIEEAKVIAAYHVVGTVMEIFKTSAGSWIYPEESFFRIAGVPLFSGFMYSCIGSYLCRAWTLFHFEFRAHPPIAWLAALSVAIYANFFAHHYLPDARSVLFIAAGVLFARTRVYFVNWQTYRWMPLLLGLLLVTAFIWIAENVGTFTRTWLYPNQRSVWSLVSAGKFGSWFLLLIISYTLVALIKRPVERATPAQSPDADADPLEAPRVVNA
- a CDS encoding CAP domain-containing protein; its protein translation is MPITADIPAAEVAIVEMTNAFRKKHNLATVRPNPKLAEAARAYAETLAEGRELSHTLGETTPATRAQRSGYAYCQIAENLAMADYRGGFSSQDFARRTMQGWEGSPGHLRNLMLPHLADIGVAVVRASPDDQRYIAVQLFGRPRTQRYAFKVENVGSKSVAYEFAGKRYDLAREQYMTHTPCMPGTIDIVGGGKGKAAGRYEARDGQVYSVKAGPDGVTVEVAPDPRRAEAAPAD
- the greA gene encoding transcription elongation factor GreA; this encodes MSRAFVKEQESVEELPERLISEHANLVTPAGLKHIEAEVARYDAAHAAAQAEGDREAMAATARELRYWSTRLGTAELVRVPADGDHVHFGSTVTIEREDGRRQTYRIVGEDEADPAKGSVSFVSPLARSLVGKAVGDTVKVAGTDAEITEIE
- a CDS encoding CAP domain-containing protein — encoded protein: MPALPDLPAAEAAIIEMTNAFRAQNKLAPVRQNPQLTAAARAYATTLTGYRALSHTADGTTPSDRVASAGYRYCQVGENLATILDTRGFTAGEYAKRAVQGWEDSPGHRKNMLLPFVTETGVGVVRSSPTEPQYIAVQLFARPEATKYSFKIMNRAERAVSYTFSGKDNAIAPREIITHTACLPGTIAFATGAKPAVAARYEAADGQLYTLKSSASGIAVEVGGKR
- the hisI gene encoding phosphoribosyl-AMP cyclohydrolase, with product MAPTKTYAFRSPGSKAEVESGLDFRPKFDADGLIPAIVTDARSGEVLMFAFMNAEALGLSMETGIVHFWSRSRAALWKKGGESGNVFKIVEMRTDCDQDVIWLRVTVEGDGHACHTGRRSCFYRLVPVQGAAGETSQLTLAPDTDDA
- the folE gene encoding GTP cyclohydrolase I FolE, which codes for MTDIPGLKLKKAPRLAPTREEAEDAVRTLLAWAGDDPERSGLANTPKRVVEAFEERFGGYREDAASELARTFEDVSGYSDMILLRDVRLESHCEHHIAPFTGLAHVAYLPNKRVVGLSKLARVVDIFARRLQVQESLTAQIGETIQQSLAPLGVAVMIRAVHQCMTLRAVNQPGAIMETTHFTGVFADDESWRRRFLDAVRERPGA
- the yidD gene encoding membrane protein insertion efficiency factor YidD, which encodes MSVAGRLLKAPIHLYRWTLKPYVGWNCRHLPTCSEYALAAIDQNGAWRGLWLTISRLSRCHPYGTRGHDPVPDIRGERHPLAPWRYGRWRWDAPRAGEGR